Proteins from one Desmodus rotundus isolate HL8 chromosome 9, HLdesRot8A.1, whole genome shotgun sequence genomic window:
- the CDK5RAP3 gene encoding CDK5 regulatory subunit-associated protein 3, giving the protein MQDHQHVPIDIQTSKLLDWLVDRRHCDLKWQSLVLTIREKINAAIQDMPESEEIAQLLSGSYIHYFHCLRIVELLKGTEASTKNIFGRYSSQRMKDWQEIVALYEKDNSYLVELSSLLVRNVNYEIPSLKKQIAKCQQLQQEFSRKEEEGQAGAAEMREQFYHLCKQYGITGDSVRRELLALVKELPSQLAEIGARAQSLGEAIDLYQACVEFVCESTEEQVLPMLRFVQKRGNSTVYEWRTGTEPSVVERPHLEEPPEQVEEDAIDWGDFGMEVASEGTDSGISAQAAGIDWDISLEPDSKEAVGDGIDWGDDTAALQITVLEAGTQAPEGVARGSDALTLLEYPETRNQFIDELMELEIFLSQRAVEMSEEADVLSMSQFQLAPAILQGQTREKMVTMMSVLQDLIGRLTSLRMQHLFMILASPRYVDRVTEFLQQKLKQSQLLALKKKLMVQKQQEALQEQAALEPKLDLLLEKTKELQKLIEADISKRYNGRPVNLIGTSL; this is encoded by the exons ATGCAG GACCATCAGCACGTGCCCATCGACATCCAGACCAGCAAGCTGCTCG ACTGGCTGGTGGACAGAAGGCACTGCGACCTGAAATGGCAGAGTCTGGTGCTGACGATCCGAGAGAAGATCAACGCTGCCATCCAGGACATGCCCGAAAGCGAAGAGATTGCCCAGCTGCTCTCTGGCTCCT ACATTCACTACTTCCACTGCCTGAGGATTGTGGAACTTCTCAAAGGCACCGAAGCTtccacaaaaaatatttttggccgCTACTCTTCACAGCGAATGAAG GATTGGCAGGAGATCGTAGCACTGTATGAGAAGGACAACAGCTACCTAG TGGAACTCTCTAGCCTGCTGGTTCGGAACGTCAACTATGAGATCCCGTCGCTGAAGAAGCAGATCGCCAAGTGCCAACAGCTGCAGCAGGAATTCAGCCGCAaggaggaggagggccaggccGGGGCTGCCGAGATGCGGGAGCAGTTCTACCACTTGTGCAAGCAGTACGGCATCACG GGAGACAGCGTCCGCAGAGAACTGCTGGCCCTGGTGAAGGAGCTGCCGAGTCAACTGGCCGAGATTGGGGCAAGGGCACAGTCCCTGGGGGAAGCCATCGACCTGTACCAGGCCTGTGTGGAGTTTGTGTGTGAAAG CACCGAAGAGCAGGTGTTGCCGATGCTGCGGTTTGTGCAGAAGCGGGGAAACTCCACGGTGTACGAGTGGAGGACGGGGACAGAGCCCTCCGTGGTGGAGCGGCCGCACCTCGAGGAGCCTCCTGAGCAGGTGGAAGAAGATGCG aTTGACTGGGGTGACTTTGGGATGGAGGTGGCTTCGGAAGGGACTGACTCTGGCATCTCAGCCCAGGCCGCTGGCATTGACTGGGACATCTCCCTGGAACCGGACTCAAAG GAAGCTGTGGGTGATGGGATAGACTGGGGAGACGATACTGCTGCTTTGCAGATCACAGTGCTGGAAGCTGGAACCCAGG CTCCGGAAGGTGTGGCCAGGGGCTCCGATGCCCTGACACTTCTCGAATACCCTGAGACCCGGAATCAGTTCATTGATGAGCTCATGGAG CTCGAGATCTTCTTATCCCAAAGAGCAGTGGAGATGAGTGAGGAGGCAGACGTCCTGTCCATGAGCCAGTTCCAGCTGGCTCCAGCCATCCTGCAGGGCCAGACCAGAGAGAAGATGGTTACCATGATGTCAGTGCTGCAGGATCTGATTGGCCGGCTCACCAGTCTTCGAATGCAGCACCTGTTTATGATCCTGGCCTCACCAAG GTATGTGGACAGAGTGACCGAGTTCCTCCAGCAAAAGCTGAAGCAGTCCCAGCTGCTGGCGTTGAAGAAAAAACTGATGGTGCAGAAGCAGCAGGAAGCACTTCAGGAGCAGGCAGCTCTGGAACCCAAGCTGGACCTGCTGCTAGAGAAGACCAAGGAGCTGCAAAAGCTG ATCGAAGCTGACATTTCCAAGCGGTACAATGGGCGCCCCGTGAACCTCATCGGAACCTCTCTGTAA